ACGCTCACGAAGCTGCTGACGATGATGACGTGAGGAGCCGCGCGCCGTTGTCGTGCAGCACGCCCCGGAGCCACTCGTCCCCGAGGTCGAGGCGGACCAGGCTGTCCACCTGGTGGGCGTACGGGTACGGGATGCTCGGGTAGTCCGAGCCGAGCACGATCCGGTCACCCAGGTCGCGCAGCCGGGGCCGCAGCGCCGGCGGGAACGGAGCCATCCGCTCGATGAAGTCGGTGAACGTCATCGTCGTGTCGAGGTGGACGTTCGGGTACTGCTCCGCCAGGTCGAGGAACTCGGCGTACTCCGGCTGCCCCAGGTGGGCGACGACGAGCGTCAGGTTCGGGTGCCGGGCGAGCACCGCACGAATCGGCCCCGGTCCGGTGAAGTTTCCCGGCATCGGTCCGTTGCCACAGTGGCAGACGACCGGTACGCCTGCGTCTGCGAGTTGCCCCCACACGTCGTCCAACTGCGGGTCGGTGGGGTCGTAACCACCCACCTGCACGTGGGACTTGAAGGCCCGCAACCCGTTCTCGAGTCCCGCGCGGACGTAGTCCGCCGCACCGGCCTCGGGAAAGAACGTGCCGGTCGGGACGCAGGTCGGGACGTTCTGCGCGAACTCCAGCGCCCACCCGTTCAGCCAGGCGGCCATTCCCGGCTTGTGCGGGTAGAGCAGCGCGGTGTGGGTCAGCACGCCGAGCTCCGCCAGACGTTCCAGGCGAGCCGGTTCGCCGAGCCGGTACTCGATCGGCCACTCGAGACCGACCGTTGACGGCAGCGAGTCGAAGAACGCCCAGACCTTGTGCAGGACGCGTTCCGGCATGAAATGTACGTGGATGTCGACGAAGCCCGGTATCCCGAGGTCGCGGCAGAAGCCCGGCAACTCGGCGTCAGTGAGAGGTGCCACGCCATCACTCTGCCCTCTGTGACGACCTACCGAGGCACGAGTGTCGGTAGGTCGTCACAGCGGGGGTCAGACCGCGTCGCGCAGTTCGCGGGAGACGACGTCGGTGTAGCCGGCTGCCCGCCAGGCCAGGATCGCCGCGCCGAGCCGTCCCGCAGTGCCGCCCAGCGGCGAGTTCGCGACGCTCGGCGCCGCCCGCCAGGCCAGCGCGCCCTGCAACTCGGTCCGCACCGGTCGGAGCAGCGTGTCCCCGGCCCCGGTCAGGCCACCGGCGAGCACGATGAGCGCCGGGTCGAGCAGGAGCGTGGCGGTGGCCAGCGCCAGCCCGAGCGCCTCGGTGGCCTCCCGCCAGACGCGCGCTGCCACGACGTCCGAATCGAGCGACGCGGCCACGTTCGCCGCGGTCGCACCGGCAAACGAGCCTCCGGCCGCCGCGTAGCGGCGGGCGATGCCCGATGCGGACGCGTAGACCTCCAGGCAGCCACGCTGACCGCAGGCGCAGTCCTCACCGTCCGGGTACACCGGCAGGTGACCGAGTTCGCCCGCGCTGCCGCCCGCGCCGGGCAGCACCTTGCCGTCCACGATCAGCCCGGCGGCGACGCCGGTGCCGAGCACGACGACCATCAGGTCCCGGGCGTCCCGGCCCAGGCCGATCTCGCTCTCGGCCAGGGCCGCCGCACGGCAGTCCTGCTCCAGCACGACCGGCAGGCCGACCTCCTCGGCCACCAGCGCGGCCAGCGGTGTGTCCCGGAAGCCCAGGTTGACCGCGTGCCGTGCGACGCCCGCAGCGGTGTCGACGATGCCGGGCACCGACAGGCCGATTCCCACCGTGCCCGCGTCGGCCAGGTCGCGGGCCGCGGCCCGCACTCGTCTCACCACTTCGTCGGTGCCCTCGGCCGCCCCGGTCGGGCGTTCGAGCAGCGTGATCTCTCGTCCGTCGGACGCCACCAGGGCGCCCTTGATCGTCGTCCCGCCGATGTCGAGAGTGACGACGGTCGGCGCTGAATTCACCGTCATTTGACCGATCCGGCGGTCAGGCCGCCGACGAGGTGCTTCTCGATCACGGCGAACAGGATGACGACCGGCACGATCGCGACGATCGACGCGGCGAACAACTGGTCCCAGTTCTGGTCGTAGCCGGTCACGTAGCTGTTGATGCCGACGGTCAGCGGCTTCTTGTCGTCGTCCTGCATCAACGTGAGCGCGACGACGTACTCGTTCCAGACCGCGATGAACGTGAAGATCGTCGCGGTGACGACGCCCGGCAGCGTCAGCGGCAGCATGACGCGGAGCATCGTGCCGACCCGGCCGTTGCCGTCGAGTTCCGAGGCCTCCTCGAGCTCGCGAGGCAGCGCGGCGAAGAAGCCGTGCATGATCCACACCGCGAACGCCAGGTTGAACGCCGCGTTCGTGAGGATCAGCGCCGCGTACGTGTTGACCAGGCTGAGCTCGAAGAACTCCCGGTAGATGCCGACGACCAGCGAGGTCGGCGCGAACATCTGGGTGACCAGCACCAGGAACAGGAACGCGGTCTTGCCGGGGAACTTGAAGCGCGCGGTGAAGTACGCGGCCGGGATCGCGACCAGGATGACGATCACGGTCGAGGCCAGCGACACCAGCAGCGACGTCTTCAGCCAGTTCTGGAAGCGGGAGTCGCCGAGGATCTCGCCGTAGGCGTCCAGCTGCCAGGTCTGCGGCAGGAACGTCGGCGGGCTGGCCAGCGCTTCGCTGCCCGGCCGGAGCGAGTCCAGCAGCATGACGATGTACGGCGCGAGGAACACCATCGCGACCAGCAGCCCGAAGATCGGCAACATCACCGGGCGCAGTCGGCGCCAGGTCAGGCTCATGTCTGGTCTTCCTCTCGCCACTTCACCAGCCGCAGGTAGAGCACCACCGCGACCAGGATCAGGAGGACGTTGAACACGCCGGCGGCCGCGGACATGCCGACGTCCCGCTCGGCGCTCTTGAACGCGAGCTTGTACATGAACGTGATCGTCGTGTCGTGGGTGTAGCCCGGGTTCCGGTCGTTCAGCGTCCAGACGATCGGGAACGAGTTGAACACGTAGATCATGTTCAGCACCGCCGAGACCAGCAGCGCCGGACGCAGCAGCGGCAGCGTCACCCGCCGGTAGGCCTGCCACGGGCTCGCCCCGTCGATCCGGGCGGCCTCGTGCACCTCGTCCGGGATCGCGTTCAAGCCCGCGAGCAGCACGTACGCGGTGAACGGGATCGAGACCAGGACGCCGACCAGGATCATCGACGGCATCGTCCAGCTGTCGTCGCCGAGCCAGTCGATCGGCTCGGAGATGAGGTGCAGCTTCAGCAGGAAGACGTTCAGGATGCCGTGGTAGTAGTCGAAGATCAGCGTGAACAGCCGCGCCGTGATGACCAGCGACGCCGCCCACGGCACCAGCACCGCCCAGCGCACCAGCCGTCGTCCGAAGAACTCCTTGGACAGGAACTGGGCGAGTCCGAGGCTGAGCAGGATCGTGATCAGCACGACCGCGGCCACCCAGATCAGGGTGTTCAGCAGGACGGTGCCCAACGCCGGGTGGCTCAGGACGTTCGAGTAGTTCTCGATGCCTGCGGAACCCCGTCGGAGGCCGGTGATCGAGTACTCGCCGGTCGATGCCCGGACCAGCTCGATCGCCGGGTAGATCACGACACCGAAGATCAGGACCAGGACCGGCCCGAGCCAGATCAGTGCCACCCACCACGGTGCGCGGCCGCGCGGCCGCGGTCTTTTTCTGGCCGGCGCACCCGCGCCCGGCGCACCGCCCTCCGGAGAGAGGGCGGGCGCCGGGCTTTCGGCGAGCGCGCCGGGCTGGGAGTCAGCCCGGGGCGCCATGTCAGCCGCCGGCTTCCGCGGTCTTCTGCAGGTCGTCCAGAACCTTCTTCGGGTCACCCGACGGGGAGACCGCGGTGCCGAGGTTCTGCTGGACGGCGAGCTTGATCTTGTCCCAGGCCGGGTCGTCGGTCGGGGTCAGGTGCACGTTCGGCAGCGTGTCCAGGTAGACCTTGAGCGATTCCTCGCTCGAGAACTCCTTCAGGCCCGACTCGGTCACCGGGAGGAAGCCCTCGGACTTGATCCAGGTGTTGACCTGGTCCGGCGAGTAGTAGAGCTCGTAGAACTTCTTGATGGCTTCCTGGTTGCCGTCCTTCTTGAACGCCATCAGGTAGTCGGTGACGCCGTAGGTCTGCGGCGGTCCGCCGTCCTTCGTCGGCATCGGGGCGATGCCGTACTTGACGTTCTTGTACTTCGTGTCCAGGTCGCCCTGGAGCGGGCCGAAGCCCACGATCATGCCGGCCTTACCGGAGGTGAACAGCGGGAACGCGCCGTCGGTCCGGTTGGTCTTGCCGGGGTTGTTCTGCGTGACCTTCTCCTTGGCGGAGAGGTCCTTGAGGAACTGCAGGGTCTCGACGTTCTTCGCGGAGTTGATCGTCCACTTGCCGTCGGTCTTCCAGTCGCCGCCGTTGTTGAACATCCAGATCGAGTACTCGGCCTGGGCCTCCTCCGGGCCGAGCGGCTGGGCGTAGCCGATCGTGCCGTTGCCGAGGGCCTGGACCTTCTTGGCCGCGGTGACGAACTCGGCCCACGTCTTCGGCGGGTTCGTGATGCCGGCCTTGGCGAACAGGTCCTTGTTGTAGAACAGCGCCCGGGCGGACGAGAGGTCCGGGAAGCCGTACATCTTGCCGTTGTACGTGCCGCTCTTGACGAACGCGTCGATCAGGTCCGACTTGACGTCGCTGGTCAGCACCTCGTCGGAGTTGTAGAGCAGGCCGTCCTTGGCGTAACTGGCGTACGCGTTGAGGTTCAGGATGTCCGGCGGGTTGCCGTTCTGAACCATCGTGCTGGCCTGCTGGTCGATGTCGTTCCAGCTGATGATCTGCAGGTTCAGCTTGACGCCGGTCTGCTTCTCGTAGGTGGCCTTGAACGCGTTCCAGAAGGTCGCCGTGTGGTCCTTGCTGTACTCGGCGATGACGACCTTGATTTCCTTGGCGCTGTCACCGCCGCCGGAGTTGTCCGCGTCGTCGGCACCGGTGCCACCGCTGCACGCGGCCAGGCCCAATGCCAGCGCGGTCGCACCGGCCAGACGCGCGAACCAGCGCGTCTTGCCTCTTGCACCCATGCGTGTTCCTCCTGAGGGTGGGCGCTCGTGAGAGCACCCGGGTGGGGGTTCGTGGGACTACCGCGGGCAGCGCTGCCGGGTTATTAACGAATGGATCGTTAGTATCGCGTGGGTGTGACGGCCGTCAATCAGTCGACGGGGACGTGACCGAGTCGTTATCGCTCGTCGAGACACGAACCGGGCTGTGTTTCGCGACGGCGACGTAGCCGTTAAGCGTCGGGGCGCGGGCGGCGGGCCGGGCGAGTCAGGCCTCGGGGCGCGGCTCCGGGCCGCGGGCCGGGCGCCGGCCCGGCGCGTCAGGCGTCGGGGTGGGCCAGCAGGCGCGCTTCGACGTGGTCGAGGGCGCGCCGGACCGCGCCGAGCGCCACCGCGTCGCTGCCGAGATCAGACAGGACCAGGCGGGGTGAGGTGAGGATCCGCGGACGCAGGTGACGCTCGATCGCGGCGAGCAGCGTCTCCCCCGCCCGGGAGAGGCCCCCGCCGATGATCACCTCGCGCGGGTCCAGCACCAGCAACATCGCGGCCAGACCGCGCGCGAACCGCCCGGCGATGCGGTCCACCACCGCGAGCGCCGTCGGGTCACCCTCGGTGGCCGCCGCGAACACCGCCGCCACCGCGTCCGGGGACAGCAGCGCGCGGGGATCCCGCTCGGTGAACGCGTGCGCGGCATCCGCCAGTTCGGCGATCGCCTGCGTACCGACCATCCGCTCGAACGCGCCCCACTCGCTCACGCCGCTGGTCCCGCCGCCGACCAGCGGCAGCGGGTCCGGCGCGTCGGGCTCGGAGAACACGTCGGCGAACCCGATCTCACCGGCCGCGCCGTGCGCGCCGCGGTACGGCTTGCCGTCGATGAGGATTCCCGCGCCGATCCGGACGCCCCAGTGCACGAACACCAGGCTGTCGCTGCCGACGGCCGCACCGCACCACCGCTCGCCGAGTACCGCGAGGTTGATGTCGTTCTCGATCAGCACCGGGCCCGGCGTGAGCGTGTGCAACTCGTCCATCACCGGCAGGTGAGCGAGGCCGGGTATGCCGGGCGCCAGGAGCACCTCGCCGCTGGTCTCCTCGACGATGCCGGGCGTACCGACCACGATCGCCCAGACGTCCTCGCCGGTCAGGTCGGCCTTCGCCAGCGCTTCGACGATCGTGTCGCGTACCGACTGCAGCAGTCGCGCGCCGGTCGCACCCTCCCCGATCGTCACCTGGCGGGACGCCACGACCCTGCCGGCGAGGTCGGCCACCATCGCGATCACCTTGTGCGACCCGACGTCGACGCCGACGACGTGACCGACCTCGGCGCGGAACCGGATCCACTGCGCCGGTCGGCCCATCGA
This Cryptosporangium aurantiacum DNA region includes the following protein-coding sequences:
- a CDS encoding ROK family transcriptional regulator; its protein translation is MQPHESARGPHVLRQINFGAVLRAVREHSPARVADLMQATGLSRPAVTRAVAELRDAGLVADVDETAQVSMGRPAQWIRFRAEVGHVVGVDVGSHKVIAMVADLAGRVVASRQVTIGEGATGARLLQSVRDTIVEALAKADLTGEDVWAIVVGTPGIVEETSGEVLLAPGIPGLAHLPVMDELHTLTPGPVLIENDINLAVLGERWCGAAVGSDSLVFVHWGVRIGAGILIDGKPYRGAHGAAGEIGFADVFSEPDAPDPLPLVGGGTSGVSEWGAFERMVGTQAIAELADAAHAFTERDPRALLSPDAVAAVFAAATEGDPTALAVVDRIAGRFARGLAAMLLVLDPREVIIGGGLSRAGETLLAAIERHLRPRILTSPRLVLSDLGSDAVALGAVRRALDHVEARLLAHPDA
- a CDS encoding carbohydrate ABC transporter permease — encoded protein: MSLTWRRLRPVMLPIFGLLVAMVFLAPYIVMLLDSLRPGSEALASPPTFLPQTWQLDAYGEILGDSRFQNWLKTSLLVSLASTVIVILVAIPAAYFTARFKFPGKTAFLFLVLVTQMFAPTSLVVGIYREFFELSLVNTYAALILTNAAFNLAFAVWIMHGFFAALPRELEEASELDGNGRVGTMLRVMLPLTLPGVVTATIFTFIAVWNEYVVALTLMQDDDKKPLTVGINSYVTGYDQNWDQLFAASIVAIVPVVILFAVIEKHLVGGLTAGSVK
- a CDS encoding amidohydrolase family protein → MAPLTDAELPGFCRDLGIPGFVDIHVHFMPERVLHKVWAFFDSLPSTVGLEWPIEYRLGEPARLERLAELGVLTHTALLYPHKPGMAAWLNGWALEFAQNVPTCVPTGTFFPEAGAADYVRAGLENGLRAFKSHVQVGGYDPTDPQLDDVWGQLADAGVPVVCHCGNGPMPGNFTGPGPIRAVLARHPNLTLVVAHLGQPEYAEFLDLAEQYPNVHLDTTMTFTDFIERMAPFPPALRPRLRDLGDRIVLGSDYPSIPYPYAHQVDSLVRLDLGDEWLRGVLHDNGARLLTSSSSAAS
- a CDS encoding extracellular solute-binding protein translates to MGARGKTRWFARLAGATALALGLAACSGGTGADDADNSGGGDSAKEIKVVIAEYSKDHTATFWNAFKATYEKQTGVKLNLQIISWNDIDQQASTMVQNGNPPDILNLNAYASYAKDGLLYNSDEVLTSDVKSDLIDAFVKSGTYNGKMYGFPDLSSARALFYNKDLFAKAGITNPPKTWAEFVTAAKKVQALGNGTIGYAQPLGPEEAQAEYSIWMFNNGGDWKTDGKWTINSAKNVETLQFLKDLSAKEKVTQNNPGKTNRTDGAFPLFTSGKAGMIVGFGPLQGDLDTKYKNVKYGIAPMPTKDGGPPQTYGVTDYLMAFKKDGNQEAIKKFYELYYSPDQVNTWIKSEGFLPVTESGLKEFSSEESLKVYLDTLPNVHLTPTDDPAWDKIKLAVQQNLGTAVSPSGDPKKVLDDLQKTAEAGG
- a CDS encoding carbohydrate ABC transporter permease, whose product is MALIWLGPVLVLIFGVVIYPAIELVRASTGEYSITGLRRGSAGIENYSNVLSHPALGTVLLNTLIWVAAVVLITILLSLGLAQFLSKEFFGRRLVRWAVLVPWAASLVITARLFTLIFDYYHGILNVFLLKLHLISEPIDWLGDDSWTMPSMILVGVLVSIPFTAYVLLAGLNAIPDEVHEAARIDGASPWQAYRRVTLPLLRPALLVSAVLNMIYVFNSFPIVWTLNDRNPGYTHDTTITFMYKLAFKSAERDVGMSAAAGVFNVLLILVAVVLYLRLVKWREEDQT
- a CDS encoding ROK family protein, giving the protein MTVNSAPTVVTLDIGGTTIKGALVASDGREITLLERPTGAAEGTDEVVRRVRAAARDLADAGTVGIGLSVPGIVDTAAGVARHAVNLGFRDTPLAALVAEEVGLPVVLEQDCRAAALAESEIGLGRDARDLMVVVLGTGVAAGLIVDGKVLPGAGGSAGELGHLPVYPDGEDCACGQRGCLEVYASASGIARRYAAAGGSFAGATAANVAASLDSDVVAARVWREATEALGLALATATLLLDPALIVLAGGLTGAGDTLLRPVRTELQGALAWRAAPSVANSPLGGTAGRLGAAILAWRAAGYTDVVSRELRDAV